The Micromonospora sp. NBC_00421 genome contains a region encoding:
- a CDS encoding cytochrome P450/oxidoreductase, whose protein sequence is MADPHPVARLGNTAQRPAPVEHVPMTEQQRTAPATAQTATEDRPVAPFDHHSAECNTDPVGYYREFRQTCPVGRTDAHGGFVYTTRYADVVRIARDDDTFSSARTTAGGDGTAIVIPRGPGLEQYPIELDPPAATGYRDLINPLLTQDAVAELAPMVARHTTRVVDAFIAEGSVDFVRDLTNPLPAAVTLDWLGFPESDWAKLAGPIHDIFAALPGSERAVRGAAGLAYLDQRIRELIVERRAAPTGDAVSYLAAQRRGDGELFAADELVSVIGLLIAGGVDTTTSLTGSTLVHLSRHPEDRQRLIDSPDLLLTATDEFLRVFAPSQSMARTVRTDTEVGGCPVAAGERVLIPWVAANHDPVVFPEPEQLRLDRDAARHLSFGIGTHRCAGAHLARLMFREMITQVLTRLPDFRVVEEGLVAYPTRGNQSGWDAIPAVFTPGPRRDADAAGTRPAASLTGDRDLVMAATTTATDEVLEVRLADPTGAELPPWAPGAHLEVRLPSGRVRQYSLCGDPADTRHYRIAALREPAGRGGSVELHALARAGVTLSVRGPRNHFPLVDAPGYLFLAGGIGITPILAMAREADRRGVPFRLVYGGRTRASMAFVDEVLALAGDRATLLPQDEAGLPDLRALLDATGPDTAVYCCGPSGMIDALERVCAATDRSGQLHVERFTAGDDLEVAFDPATNTEFEVHLARTGATLRVPRDRRMIDVLREVVPGLTYDCEKGYCGACETRVLAGTPEHRDSLLTDEERAAGRSMMICVGRCRSERLVLDL, encoded by the coding sequence GTGGCAGACCCACACCCAGTGGCGCGGCTGGGCAACACCGCGCAGCGTCCCGCACCTGTGGAGCACGTCCCGATGACCGAACAGCAGCGCACCGCCCCGGCCACAGCGCAGACCGCGACCGAGGACCGGCCCGTCGCGCCCTTCGACCACCACTCGGCCGAGTGCAACACCGACCCGGTGGGCTACTACCGGGAGTTCCGGCAGACCTGCCCGGTGGGTCGTACCGACGCGCACGGCGGCTTCGTCTACACCACCCGGTACGCCGACGTGGTCCGGATCGCCCGCGACGACGACACGTTCTCCTCCGCGCGGACCACGGCCGGCGGCGACGGCACCGCCATCGTCATCCCCCGGGGACCCGGCCTGGAGCAGTACCCGATCGAGCTGGACCCGCCCGCCGCGACCGGCTACCGCGACCTGATCAACCCGCTGCTCACCCAGGACGCGGTGGCCGAGTTGGCTCCGATGGTCGCCCGGCACACCACCCGGGTGGTGGACGCCTTCATCGCCGAGGGGTCGGTGGACTTCGTCCGCGACCTGACCAACCCGCTGCCGGCCGCCGTCACCCTCGACTGGCTGGGCTTCCCCGAATCCGACTGGGCCAAGCTGGCCGGCCCGATCCACGACATCTTCGCCGCGCTGCCCGGCAGCGAGCGGGCCGTCCGGGGGGCCGCCGGCCTGGCCTACCTGGACCAGCGGATCCGGGAGCTGATCGTCGAGCGGCGGGCCGCGCCGACCGGCGACGCGGTGAGCTACCTGGCCGCCCAGCGCCGCGGAGACGGGGAACTGTTCGCCGCCGACGAGCTGGTCTCGGTCATCGGGCTGCTGATCGCCGGCGGGGTGGACACCACCACCTCGCTGACCGGTTCCACCCTGGTGCACCTGAGCCGCCACCCGGAGGACCGGCAGCGCCTGATCGACTCCCCCGACCTGCTGCTCACCGCCACCGACGAGTTCCTGCGGGTGTTCGCCCCGTCGCAGTCGATGGCGCGTACCGTCCGCACCGACACCGAGGTCGGCGGCTGCCCGGTCGCCGCCGGCGAGCGGGTGCTGATCCCCTGGGTCGCGGCGAACCACGACCCGGTGGTCTTCCCCGAACCCGAGCAGCTCCGGTTGGACCGCGACGCCGCCCGGCACCTGAGCTTCGGCATCGGCACCCACCGCTGCGCGGGCGCCCACCTGGCCCGGCTGATGTTCCGCGAGATGATCACGCAGGTGCTCACCCGGCTGCCCGACTTCCGGGTCGTGGAGGAGGGCCTCGTCGCCTACCCCACCCGGGGCAACCAGAGCGGCTGGGACGCCATCCCGGCCGTCTTCACTCCGGGTCCCCGTCGCGACGCCGACGCGGCGGGGACCCGGCCCGCCGCCAGCCTGACCGGCGACCGGGACCTGGTCATGGCAGCCACCACGACCGCCACCGACGAGGTGCTGGAGGTACGCCTGGCCGACCCGACCGGCGCGGAGCTGCCGCCCTGGGCACCCGGTGCGCACCTGGAGGTGCGGCTGCCGTCCGGGCGGGTCCGGCAGTACTCGCTCTGCGGCGACCCGGCCGACACCCGGCACTACCGGATCGCGGCCCTGCGCGAGCCGGCCGGCCGGGGTGGTTCGGTGGAGCTGCACGCGCTGGCCCGCGCGGGCGTCACCCTCTCGGTGCGCGGCCCACGCAACCACTTCCCACTCGTCGACGCCCCCGGCTACCTCTTCCTCGCTGGCGGCATCGGGATCACCCCGATCCTGGCGATGGCCCGCGAGGCCGACCGCCGGGGCGTGCCGTTCCGGCTGGTGTACGGCGGGCGTACCCGCGCCTCGATGGCCTTCGTCGACGAGGTGCTGGCGCTGGCCGGGGACCGGGCCACCCTGCTGCCGCAGGACGAGGCCGGCCTGCCCGACCTGCGGGCGCTGCTCGACGCCACCGGGCCGGACACCGCCGTCTACTGCTGCGGGCCGAGCGGCATGATCGACGCGCTGGAGCGGGTCTGCGCCGCGACGGACCGGTCGGGGCAGCTGCACGTCGAGCGGTTCACCGCCGGTGACGACCTGGAGGTCGCCTTCGACCCGGCGACGAACACCGAGTTCGAGGTCCACCTGGCGCGCACCGGGGCGACCCTGCGGGTGCCACGGGACCGCCGCATGATCGACGTGCTGCGCGAGGTGGTGCCGGGCCTGACGTACGACTGCGAGAAGGGCTACTGCGGCGCGTGCGAGACCCGGGTGCTGGCCGGCACGCCGGAACACCGCGACTCGCTGCTCACCGACGAGGAGCGCGCCGCCGGCCGCAGCATGATGATCTGTGTCGGCAGGTGCCGCTCGGAGCGGCTGGTGCTCGACCTTTGA
- a CDS encoding NAD(P)-dependent alcohol dehydrogenase, whose translation MRITAAVLESAGGPFTLQQIDLADPGPDEVLVRVHSVGICATDLEFANFFPTPAVLGHEGSGVVEQVGARVTGISPGDHVAMSFTSCGDCPLCRGGNPAYCRRFDAVNFTGRRPDGSSALSRDGEQVNGHFLGQSSFASHVVAPARAVVPISKEIDLGVVGPFGCGFGTGAGAVLNVLRPEVGSSLVVFGAGAVGVAAILAARVAGCAVVAAVDVNAGKLDTARLLGATHGVHSTDGDPRELLTAIAPHGFDVAIDTTGREDVLRLAVESLGPLGRCGVVGIGPSEQMSFEWRSVLNGRSITGIIGGSSLPQVFLPKLLDLHAAGNFPVDRLITRFPFAQINEAVAAIRSGEVGKAVLTL comes from the coding sequence GTGCGGATCACAGCGGCGGTGCTGGAGAGCGCGGGAGGGCCGTTCACCCTCCAGCAGATCGACCTCGCCGACCCCGGGCCGGACGAGGTGCTGGTGCGGGTGCACAGCGTCGGGATCTGCGCCACCGACCTGGAGTTCGCCAACTTCTTCCCCACCCCGGCGGTCCTCGGCCACGAGGGCAGCGGGGTGGTCGAGCAGGTCGGCGCGCGGGTCACCGGCATTTCCCCGGGCGACCACGTCGCGATGAGCTTCACCTCCTGCGGCGACTGCCCGCTCTGCCGGGGCGGAAACCCCGCCTACTGCCGCCGGTTCGACGCGGTCAACTTCACCGGCCGGCGACCGGACGGCAGCTCGGCGCTGTCCCGCGACGGGGAGCAGGTGAACGGCCACTTCCTGGGCCAGTCGTCGTTCGCCAGTCACGTGGTAGCCCCGGCCCGCGCCGTGGTGCCGATCAGCAAGGAGATCGACCTGGGCGTGGTCGGCCCGTTCGGGTGCGGCTTCGGCACCGGCGCCGGCGCGGTGCTCAACGTGCTGCGCCCGGAGGTCGGTTCCTCGCTCGTCGTCTTCGGTGCCGGCGCGGTGGGCGTGGCGGCGATCCTGGCCGCGCGGGTGGCCGGTTGCGCAGTCGTCGCGGCGGTCGACGTCAACGCCGGCAAGCTCGACACTGCCCGACTGCTCGGCGCGACCCACGGGGTGCACTCCACCGACGGCGACCCGCGCGAACTGCTGACCGCGATCGCCCCGCACGGCTTCGACGTCGCTATCGACACCACCGGCCGGGAGGACGTGCTGCGGCTGGCCGTCGAGTCGCTCGGCCCGCTCGGCCGCTGCGGCGTGGTCGGGATCGGCCCGAGCGAGCAGATGAGCTTCGAGTGGCGCAGCGTGCTCAACGGCCGCAGCATCACCGGCATCATCGGCGGCAGCAGCCTGCCGCAGGTCTTCCTGCCCAAGCTGCTGGACCTGCACGCCGCCGGCAACTTCCCGGTGGACCGCCTGATCACCCGGTTCCCCTTCGCGCAGATCAACGAGGCGGTGGCGGCGATCCGGTCCGGCGAGGTCGGCAAGGCCGTACTGACCCTCTGA
- a CDS encoding sensor histidine kinase — MELVEQAMVRRARLRIGLLVGLAIGGLLLSAGGISYAVLVRSQEAQIQRELAWGTSHAVIAGPPACSWIFQYDGKTVDTGVNPPPPGFPLAGALSAVAATGRTEIDAVTRNGTTYHVRTESRDDGMVVQAVFDARFQLSDRRHLLLAFSLAAAVGLLVAVLTGALVGRRAVAPLAEALTRQRRFIADASHELRTPIAQVHIRAQLMARRARSGGNAVHLEDLDRLIGGTRRLGEIVDDLLLSAQLAAAPADRRTYPPVDLTGLVGAAVAAEADRAAERQITLTVDLPGDPLPVSGVESALRRVAGELLANALAHTPPGGRIDVSLRAGGDYAEFVVADTGDGFDQADARRIFDRFHRGGGSGEHRFGLGLALLQEVVTSHRGTIEAEGRPHQGAVFTVRLPATRPPRATERVSAIRRLRVRQLVER; from the coding sequence ATGGAGCTGGTGGAGCAGGCGATGGTCCGCCGGGCCCGGCTGCGGATCGGCCTGCTGGTCGGGTTGGCCATCGGGGGCCTGCTGTTGTCGGCCGGCGGCATCTCCTACGCCGTCCTGGTCCGCAGCCAGGAGGCCCAGATCCAGCGCGAGCTGGCCTGGGGCACCAGCCACGCGGTCATCGCCGGCCCGCCCGCATGCAGCTGGATCTTCCAGTACGACGGAAAGACGGTGGACACCGGCGTCAACCCGCCCCCGCCCGGCTTCCCGCTGGCCGGTGCGCTGTCAGCGGTGGCGGCCACCGGGAGGACCGAGATCGACGCCGTCACCCGCAACGGCACGACCTACCACGTGCGCACCGAGTCCCGGGACGACGGGATGGTCGTCCAGGCCGTGTTCGACGCGCGCTTCCAGTTGTCCGACCGCCGGCACCTGCTGCTGGCGTTCAGCCTCGCCGCGGCGGTCGGACTGCTCGTCGCCGTGCTCACCGGCGCGCTCGTCGGTCGTCGGGCCGTCGCGCCGCTCGCCGAGGCGCTGACCCGGCAGCGCCGGTTCATCGCCGACGCCAGCCACGAGCTGCGTACGCCGATCGCCCAGGTGCACATCCGCGCCCAGCTGATGGCCCGGCGGGCGCGTAGCGGTGGCAACGCCGTGCACCTGGAGGACCTGGACCGACTGATCGGCGGCACCCGCCGACTCGGTGAGATCGTGGACGACCTGCTGCTCTCCGCCCAGCTCGCCGCCGCCCCCGCCGACCGCCGGACGTACCCGCCGGTCGACCTCACCGGGCTCGTCGGGGCGGCGGTCGCCGCCGAGGCGGACCGGGCCGCCGAACGCCAGATCACCCTGACCGTGGACCTGCCCGGTGACCCGCTGCCGGTGTCGGGGGTCGAGTCGGCGTTACGTCGGGTCGCCGGTGAGCTGCTCGCCAACGCGCTCGCCCATACGCCCCCCGGGGGGCGTATCGACGTGTCGCTACGGGCCGGCGGCGACTACGCCGAGTTCGTGGTCGCGGACACCGGGGACGGGTTCGACCAGGCGGACGCCCGGCGCATCTTCGACCGGTTCCACCGGGGCGGAGGCTCCGGGGAGCACCGCTTCGGGCTGGGGCTGGCCCTGCTCCAGGAGGTCGTCACGAGCCACCGGGGCACCATCGAGGCCGAGGGCCGTCCGCACCAGGGAGCGGTGTTCACGGTGCGGCTGCCCGCGACCCGACCACCTCGTGCCACGGAGCGGGTCTCGGCGATCCGACGGCTGCGGGTACGGCAACTGGTCGAACGGTGA
- a CDS encoding RNA-guided endonuclease InsQ/TnpB family protein, with protein MIVQLRYQFRVYPTPGQQIELARAFGCARVVFNDGLRLRQMAREAGEKCISDGDLSKRVITQAKATEERAWLGEVSAVVLQQALADLNTAYRNFFNSLSGKRQGRKVAPPRFRSRKDNRQAIRFTRNARFKVLDNGRLRLPKIGDLTVRWSRNLSSEPTSVTVIKDAAGRYFASFVVTTDDETLPPVDSEIGIDLGLTHFAVMSDGTKVTAPKFLRRAARKLKRLRQALSRKTKGSNRRKKAVVQVARAHARVADTRRDWQHKLSTAIIRDSQAVYVEDLCVVGLGRTRLAKSVHDAGWAGFTGMLEYKAQRYGRTFGRVDRFFPSTRMCSGCGRINDKMALNDREWDCPCGSHHDRDVNAAKNVKAAGQADFNDRGAQVRPGFVPAPRSEAVTHPDATCSTRSVEGILVLEGEEDVKGRAPAAPSGTCRHRSSCCGRRRAPRR; from the coding sequence ATGATCGTGCAGCTCCGTTACCAGTTCCGCGTCTACCCGACGCCCGGCCAGCAGATCGAGCTGGCCAGGGCGTTCGGGTGCGCGCGGGTGGTTTTCAACGACGGGCTCAGGCTGCGCCAGATGGCGCGGGAGGCAGGCGAGAAGTGCATCTCCGACGGCGACCTGTCGAAGCGGGTTATCACCCAGGCCAAGGCCACCGAGGAACGGGCCTGGCTGGGCGAAGTGTCGGCGGTGGTGTTACAGCAGGCCCTCGCGGACCTGAACACCGCGTACCGCAACTTCTTCAACTCGCTGTCCGGCAAACGCCAGGGCCGCAAGGTCGCCCCGCCTCGGTTCCGGTCCCGTAAGGACAACCGGCAGGCGATCCGGTTCACCCGCAACGCCCGGTTCAAGGTCCTCGACAACGGCCGCCTGCGGTTGCCGAAGATCGGCGACCTCACGGTCCGCTGGTCACGCAACCTGTCGTCCGAACCGACCTCGGTCACCGTGATCAAGGATGCAGCCGGGCGGTACTTCGCCTCGTTCGTCGTCACCACCGACGACGAAACCCTGCCGCCGGTCGACTCCGAGATCGGTATCGACCTGGGCTTGACCCATTTCGCGGTCATGTCCGACGGCACGAAGGTGACCGCCCCGAAGTTCCTGCGCCGCGCGGCGCGCAAGCTCAAGCGGTTGCGGCAGGCCCTGTCCCGCAAGACCAAGGGCAGCAACCGCCGCAAGAAAGCCGTCGTGCAGGTCGCTCGCGCTCACGCGCGGGTGGCCGATACCCGGCGGGACTGGCAGCACAAGCTCTCCACGGCGATCATTCGCGACAGCCAAGCGGTGTACGTCGAAGACCTGTGCGTCGTCGGTCTCGGCCGGACCCGGCTCGCCAAGTCCGTGCACGACGCGGGCTGGGCCGGTTTCACCGGCATGCTGGAGTACAAGGCGCAGCGGTATGGGCGTACCTTTGGCCGGGTGGACCGGTTCTTCCCGTCCACCCGGATGTGCTCCGGCTGCGGACGGATCAACGACAAGATGGCGCTGAACGACCGGGAGTGGGACTGCCCGTGCGGCAGTCACCACGACCGGGACGTCAACGCCGCGAAGAATGTCAAGGCCGCCGGACAGGCGGACTTCAACGACCGTGGAGCGCAGGTAAGACCGGGATTCGTTCCGGCACCGCGCAGTGAAGCGGTAACCCACCCGGACGCCACGTGTTCCACACGCAGCGTGGAGGGAATCCTCGTCCTTGAGGGCGAGGAGGATGTCAAAGGTCGAGCACCAGCCGCTCCGAGCGGCACCTGCCGACACAGATCATCATGCTGCGGCCGGCGGCGCGCTCCTCGTCGGTGA
- a CDS encoding RNA polymerase sigma factor: MDADLLRRLTPEVLGVLVRRGADFAAAEDAVQDALVQAVGVWPADPPRDPKGWLVTVAWHRFLDATRADAARRRREDVVVEEPVPGPASGLDDTLQLYFLCAHPALTPSSAVALTLRAVGGLTTRQIAQAYLVPEATMAQRISRAKRTVSGVRFDQPGDVATVLRVLYLVFNEGYSGAVDLAAEAVRLTRQLAAAIDHPEVAGLLALMLLHHARRAARTAPDGALVPLAAQDRTRWDTALIAEGVRILQAALARDRLGEFQAQAAIAALHADAPTAEETDWVQIVEWYDELLRLTDSPVVRLNRAVAVGEADGARAGLAALAAVDPAVPRHTAVAAYLHERAGDLATAARLYAEAARRAAHLAERDHLLRQAGRLNTRRA; this comes from the coding sequence ATGGACGCCGACCTGCTGCGCCGCCTCACCCCGGAGGTGCTCGGGGTGCTGGTCCGCCGGGGAGCCGACTTCGCGGCGGCCGAGGACGCCGTGCAGGACGCGCTGGTGCAGGCGGTCGGGGTCTGGCCTGCCGATCCGCCCCGGGATCCGAAGGGTTGGCTGGTCACGGTCGCCTGGCACCGGTTCCTCGACGCCACCCGGGCGGACGCCGCCCGCCGTCGGCGGGAGGACGTCGTCGTCGAGGAACCGGTCCCCGGGCCCGCGTCCGGGCTGGACGACACGCTCCAGCTCTACTTCCTGTGCGCCCACCCGGCGTTGACCCCGTCGTCGGCGGTCGCGTTGACCCTGCGCGCCGTGGGCGGGCTGACCACCCGCCAGATCGCCCAGGCGTACCTGGTGCCGGAGGCGACCATGGCGCAGCGGATCAGCCGGGCCAAGCGCACCGTGTCCGGCGTACGGTTCGACCAGCCGGGGGACGTCGCCACCGTGCTGCGGGTGCTGTACCTGGTCTTCAACGAGGGCTACTCCGGTGCCGTCGACCTCGCCGCCGAGGCGGTCCGGCTCACCCGGCAGCTCGCGGCGGCGATCGACCACCCCGAGGTGGCCGGGCTGCTCGCCCTGATGCTGTTGCACCACGCCCGACGCGCCGCCCGGACCGCGCCCGACGGCGCCCTGGTGCCGCTCGCGGCGCAGGACCGCACCCGGTGGGACACCGCACTGATCGCCGAGGGGGTGCGGATTCTCCAGGCGGCCCTGGCCCGGGACCGGTTGGGCGAGTTCCAGGCCCAGGCCGCGATCGCGGCGCTGCACGCCGACGCGCCCACCGCCGAGGAGACCGACTGGGTGCAGATCGTCGAGTGGTACGACGAACTGCTGCGGCTGACCGACAGTCCGGTGGTCCGGCTCAACCGCGCGGTGGCGGTCGGCGAGGCCGACGGGGCGCGTGCCGGTCTGGCGGCCCTCGCGGCGGTGGACCCGGCGGTGCCCCGCCACACCGCCGTGGCGGCGTACCTGCACGAGCGCGCCGGTGACCTGGCGACGGCGGCCCGGCTGTACGCCGAGGCGGCCCGGCGGGCCGCCCACCTCGCCGAACGCGATCATCTGCTCCGCCAGGCCGGCCGCCTCAACACCCGCCGAGCCTGA
- a CDS encoding response regulator transcription factor — MLLVEDDEELAGLLTETLVGDGFVVDHASDGQRGLHLGLTRTYDVMVIDRMLPALDGLDLVTRLRSRKIPARALMLTALGTVGDRIAGLDAGADDYLMKPFDLDELTARIRALCRRTAESANVLRIGAGLLDLTPRDAVLADGTRVALSAREFELLRVLAAQPNLVHSRAELRRRVFDEAAAASMVDTYVYYLRRKLGRAVIRTVHGLGYRIGAL, encoded by the coding sequence TTGCTGTTGGTCGAGGACGACGAGGAACTGGCCGGTCTGCTCACCGAGACACTGGTCGGTGACGGGTTCGTCGTCGACCACGCCTCGGACGGCCAACGTGGTCTCCATCTCGGACTGACCCGCACCTACGACGTGATGGTGATCGACCGGATGTTGCCGGCGCTCGACGGGCTCGACCTGGTCACCCGGTTACGCTCGCGGAAGATCCCGGCCCGCGCGCTGATGCTCACCGCGCTCGGCACGGTGGGCGACCGGATCGCCGGCCTGGACGCGGGCGCCGACGACTATCTGATGAAACCCTTCGACCTGGACGAACTGACGGCCCGGATCCGGGCGTTGTGCCGGCGCACCGCCGAGTCGGCCAACGTCCTGCGCATCGGCGCCGGACTGCTCGACCTGACGCCCCGCGACGCGGTGCTGGCCGACGGCACCCGGGTGGCGCTGTCCGCCCGCGAGTTCGAGCTGCTGCGGGTGCTGGCGGCCCAACCGAACCTCGTGCACTCCCGGGCGGAGCTTCGCCGTCGGGTCTTCGACGAGGCCGCGGCGGCATCGATGGTGGACACCTACGTCTACTACCTCCGCCGCAAACTCGGCCGGGCGGTGATCCGTACCGTGCACGGGCTGGGCTACCGGATCGGAGCGCTCTGA
- a CDS encoding cation:proton antiporter yields the protein MTPTQLAPRFFIAVAVILIFCKAVAWLLGRVGQPAVVSEMLAGVLLGPSLLGLVLPEVKDALFPTALLPVLYVVGQVGLVLFMFQAGYAFTSHRVTGLVGTAGLVSLAGVTAPLVLGVGLVLVTADAVPMRADGTSIGVSAAFVGVALAITAFPMLARIITERGHAGTRHGTLSLASGALDDMVAWIMLAVVLAFASGRAGPAIVTAGGAVLFALLLWLCGRRVTSALMTSPRLNDGARVLGTVALLFLVAWYTDEIGLYAVFGAFAVGVVMPRTDNTDRVVDTLTPVAATVFLPLFFTYSGLRTEFGLLGSAPVLLFAVACVTVAIVGKFGACWSAARFRGESQGVALRVGALMNARGLMQLIALNVGLEAGIVNSSLFTVLVVVALVTTMMTTPLLSWIERREARRGTGVRPPVLAVAK from the coding sequence GTGACCCCGACACAGTTGGCACCACGGTTCTTCATCGCGGTCGCGGTGATCCTGATCTTCTGCAAGGCGGTGGCCTGGCTGCTCGGCCGGGTGGGTCAGCCCGCCGTGGTCAGCGAGATGCTCGCCGGCGTGCTGCTCGGCCCGTCGCTGCTCGGGCTCGTCCTGCCGGAGGTGAAGGACGCCCTGTTCCCGACCGCCCTGCTCCCGGTCCTCTACGTGGTGGGTCAGGTCGGCCTGGTGCTGTTCATGTTCCAGGCCGGGTACGCGTTCACCTCCCACCGGGTCACCGGCCTCGTCGGCACCGCCGGGCTGGTGTCGTTGGCCGGGGTGACCGCGCCGCTCGTGCTGGGGGTGGGGCTGGTCCTGGTGACCGCGGACGCGGTGCCGATGCGGGCCGACGGGACGTCGATCGGCGTGTCGGCCGCGTTCGTCGGGGTGGCGCTGGCCATCACCGCCTTTCCGATGCTGGCCCGGATCATCACCGAACGCGGGCACGCCGGGACCAGGCACGGCACCCTGTCCCTGGCCAGCGGCGCGCTCGACGACATGGTCGCCTGGATCATGCTGGCCGTGGTGCTGGCCTTCGCCTCCGGCCGGGCCGGGCCGGCGATCGTCACCGCCGGTGGCGCGGTCCTGTTCGCGCTGCTGCTCTGGCTCTGCGGGCGGCGGGTGACCTCGGCGCTGATGACCAGTCCCCGCCTCAACGACGGCGCCCGGGTGCTCGGCACGGTGGCCCTGCTCTTCCTGGTCGCCTGGTACACCGACGAGATCGGCCTGTACGCGGTCTTCGGCGCGTTCGCGGTCGGGGTGGTGATGCCGCGCACCGACAACACCGACCGGGTGGTGGACACCCTCACCCCGGTCGCCGCGACGGTCTTCCTGCCGTTGTTCTTCACCTATTCGGGGCTGCGTACGGAGTTCGGGCTGCTGGGCAGCGCGCCGGTGCTGCTCTTCGCGGTGGCCTGTGTGACCGTGGCGATCGTCGGCAAGTTCGGGGCCTGCTGGTCGGCGGCCCGGTTCCGGGGTGAGTCGCAGGGCGTCGCGTTGCGGGTGGGCGCGCTGATGAACGCCCGGGGTCTGATGCAGCTCATCGCGCTCAACGTCGGGTTGGAGGCGGGCATCGTGAACTCGTCGTTGTTCACGGTGCTGGTGGTGGTGGCGCTGGTCACCACGATGATGACGACGCCGTTGCTGAGCTGGATCGAACGACGGGAGGCCCGCAGGGGCACCGGCGTCCGGCCCCCGGTGCTCGCGGTAGCGAAATGA
- a CDS encoding YciI family protein, with protein MAKYLLLKHYRGAPAAVNDVPMDQWTPEEISAHIQYMNDFAARLEGTGEFVDGQALAPEGTFVRYDGEGRPPVTDGPFAETKDLIAGWMVIDVDSYQRAVELAGELSAAPGAGGKPIHEWLELRPFLTEPPTITE; from the coding sequence ATGGCGAAGTACCTGCTGCTCAAGCACTACCGGGGCGCTCCGGCCGCGGTCAACGACGTACCGATGGACCAGTGGACGCCCGAGGAGATCTCGGCGCACATCCAGTACATGAACGACTTCGCGGCCCGGCTGGAGGGCACCGGGGAGTTCGTCGACGGTCAGGCGCTCGCCCCCGAGGGGACGTTCGTCCGCTACGACGGCGAGGGCCGTCCACCTGTCACCGACGGCCCCTTCGCCGAGACCAAGGACCTCATCGCCGGCTGGATGGTGATCGACGTCGACAGCTACCAGCGCGCCGTCGAGCTGGCCGGGGAGCTGTCGGCCGCCCCTGGGGCGGGCGGGAAGCCGATCCACGAGTGGCTGGAGCTGCGCCCGTTCCTGACCGAGCCGCCGACCATCACCGAGTGA
- a CDS encoding TauD/TfdA family dioxygenase: MTTAIDLAPISGPSAWRGDELRTSTEWVYQLSDAERAELETVGRRFVADDPDLRTVTAADYPLPACAVLNEECARQLDSGRGFILVRGLRTEEYGDTLAGAIFFLMGLHLGVPMGQNQMGDVLDHVIATSNKTLDDPSALPSRVRDRLPFHSDSSDVVALMCLRAAKAGGASSLVSGTTIYNEILRRRPDLAPLLFEPWHWDWYKQDHEAPAKTYTSPICSYVDGVFSTYAGSSMIFSAQDYPEVPRLTEAQIELLHLYDEVSQSAGLALDMDFQPGDVQWLLNYAALHSRTGYVDFPEPERRRHLLRLWLKRDVGRPLVDSFGKHVVTDREAAVLAPGGRFRIAEAVEPNFEWGN; encoded by the coding sequence ATGACCACCGCAATCGATCTCGCCCCCATCTCCGGCCCGTCCGCCTGGCGCGGCGACGAGCTGCGTACCTCGACCGAATGGGTCTACCAGCTCAGCGACGCCGAGCGCGCCGAGCTGGAGACCGTCGGCCGCCGGTTCGTCGCCGACGACCCCGACCTGCGTACGGTGACCGCCGCCGACTACCCGCTGCCGGCCTGCGCCGTGCTCAACGAGGAGTGCGCCCGCCAGCTCGACTCCGGACGCGGGTTCATCCTGGTCCGGGGTCTGCGCACGGAGGAGTACGGCGACACCCTCGCCGGGGCCATCTTCTTCCTGATGGGGCTGCACCTCGGCGTGCCGATGGGGCAGAACCAGATGGGCGACGTGCTCGACCACGTCATCGCCACCTCCAACAAGACCCTCGACGACCCGTCGGCCCTGCCGTCGCGGGTCCGCGACCGGCTGCCGTTCCACTCCGACAGCTCCGACGTGGTGGCGCTGATGTGCCTGCGGGCGGCCAAGGCCGGCGGGGCGAGCAGCCTGGTCAGCGGCACCACCATCTACAACGAGATCCTGCGCCGCCGGCCGGACCTCGCGCCGCTGCTGTTCGAGCCGTGGCACTGGGACTGGTACAAGCAGGACCACGAGGCCCCGGCGAAGACCTACACCTCGCCGATCTGCAGCTACGTCGACGGGGTGTTCAGCACCTACGCCGGTAGCTCGATGATCTTCTCGGCGCAGGACTACCCGGAGGTGCCCCGGCTCACCGAGGCGCAGATCGAGTTGCTGCACCTCTACGACGAGGTGTCCCAGTCCGCCGGCCTGGCGCTGGACATGGACTTCCAGCCCGGCGACGTGCAGTGGCTGCTGAACTACGCCGCCCTGCACTCGCGTACCGGTTACGTCGACTTCCCGGAGCCGGAGCGTCGTCGGCACCTGCTGCGCCTGTGGCTCAAGCGCGACGTCGGCCGGCCGCTCGTCGACAGCTTCGGCAAGCACGTGGTGACCGACCGGGAGGCCGCCGTCCTCGCGCCGGGTGGCCGGTTCCGCATCGCCGAGGCGGTCGAGCCCAACTTCGAGTGGGGCAACTGA